A window from Halomicrobium urmianum encodes these proteins:
- a CDS encoding ABC transporter ATP-binding protein: MGDLEIQNLTKRFNDGSEGEIVAVDDVSISVEDGEFLVLVGPSGCGKSTTLRCVAGLESVTEGTITLDGVDITHQRSRNRDIAMVFQNYALYPHMTARKNMGFGLKMGTDMDSDEIEERIERTAEMMGIEELLDKKPGDLSGGQQQRVSLGRAIVRNPELFLMDEPLSNLDAKLRTQMRTELQNLQSDLDVTTVYVTHDQTEAMTMGDRIAVLNDGELQQIGTPLECYHLPANRFVAGFIGSPSMNFFEVTQDRDAGTLVHEEFEYALDSTTAEEIASGADNLTLGIRPEDIQLAADEDENALSVEVDVVEPLGDQSFVYFTVGGQTFTASVDGEEYIREGTTMDVVFPEDRIHVFDGASGEAIMNRDPPEAAEAEAAEFQDSTSFAAGQSDD, translated from the coding sequence ATGGGCGACCTCGAGATTCAGAACCTGACGAAGCGGTTCAACGACGGCTCCGAAGGGGAAATCGTCGCTGTCGACGACGTGTCGATCTCCGTCGAAGACGGCGAGTTCCTCGTCCTCGTCGGCCCGTCCGGTTGCGGCAAGTCGACCACCCTCCGCTGTGTCGCCGGTCTCGAATCCGTGACCGAGGGGACGATCACCCTTGACGGGGTGGATATCACCCACCAGCGCTCGCGCAACCGCGACATCGCGATGGTGTTCCAGAACTACGCGCTGTATCCTCACATGACCGCCCGGAAGAACATGGGGTTCGGTCTCAAGATGGGGACAGACATGGACAGCGACGAGATCGAAGAGCGCATCGAACGGACCGCGGAAATGATGGGCATCGAGGAGCTGTTGGACAAGAAACCGGGAGATCTGTCCGGCGGGCAGCAACAGCGCGTCTCACTGGGCCGTGCGATCGTTCGCAACCCTGAGCTATTCCTCATGGACGAGCCGCTGTCGAACCTGGACGCGAAACTGCGCACCCAGATGCGAACCGAATTGCAGAACCTGCAGTCCGACCTCGACGTGACGACGGTCTACGTCACCCACGACCAGACCGAGGCGATGACGATGGGCGACCGGATCGCCGTCCTCAACGACGGGGAACTCCAGCAGATCGGGACGCCGCTGGAGTGCTATCACCTCCCGGCCAATCGCTTCGTCGCGGGCTTCATCGGTTCGCCCTCGATGAACTTCTTCGAGGTCACGCAGGATCGAGACGCCGGGACGCTGGTCCACGAAGAGTTCGAGTACGCACTCGACAGCACGACTGCCGAGGAGATAGCGAGCGGTGCGGACAATCTAACACTGGGGATTCGTCCGGAAGACATTCAGCTGGCTGCCGACGAGGACGAAAACGCTCTTTCGGTCGAGGTCGACGTGGTCGAACCACTCGGTGACCAGTCGTTCGTCTACTTTACAGTCGGCGGCCAGACGTTCACCGCAAGCGTAGACGGTGAAGAGTACATCCGGGAAGGGACGACGATGGACGTCGTTTTCCCCGAGGATCGCATCCACGTCTTCGACGGGGCCTCCGGCGAGGCGATCATGAACCGCGATCCACCCGAAGCAGCCGAGGCCGAAGCCGCCGAGTTCCAGGACTCGACGTCGTTCGCGGCCGGCCAGAGCGACGACTGA
- a CDS encoding alpha-L-fucosidase, translated as MPGYDPTWESLDSHALPEWFRDAKLGIFIHWGVYSVPAWAPTDADIGGETASPYAEWYPYYMYEEESPTREYHEETYGEDVEYADFVDEWDAEEFDPDEWASFFEDVGAGYVVLTGEHHDGFPLWDSHYAKYNAAEMGPERDLVGDLADAVREYGLKFAASYHANYNYYQPGFEGQFGHPDFEKGGPIEDAGGPGPEYVDFMNAKHRELIRKYDPDLLWFDVPKAEGDHLNAKELIADYYNRADERGKDVAVNDRASTDAIGPTIDPENRGTEEYHGDFVTPEYATFDDIRAEPWEGNRGIGHSFGYNAAEDEDDHLSAEELVHSFVDIVSKNGNLLINVGPKADGTIPEIQKDRLRALGDWIDVNGEAIFGSRPWAVAEDESSAVEVRYTHCDGDLYATALDWPGDELELSVPAHVELAAAPDAELLTDEGAQACENSLDGDMLTVSLPAEPDHDHGYAIRLTGVDNPR; from the coding sequence ATGCCGGGATACGATCCGACGTGGGAGTCGCTAGACTCGCATGCACTACCTGAGTGGTTCCGCGATGCGAAGTTAGGTATCTTCATCCACTGGGGCGTCTACTCCGTGCCGGCGTGGGCACCGACCGACGCCGACATCGGTGGGGAAACGGCCTCGCCGTACGCCGAGTGGTACCCCTACTACATGTACGAAGAGGAGTCGCCCACCAGGGAGTACCACGAGGAGACCTACGGCGAGGACGTCGAGTACGCCGACTTCGTCGACGAGTGGGACGCCGAGGAGTTTGACCCCGACGAGTGGGCGTCCTTCTTCGAGGACGTGGGCGCGGGCTACGTCGTCCTCACCGGCGAGCATCACGACGGGTTCCCGCTGTGGGACAGCCACTACGCGAAGTACAACGCCGCCGAGATGGGACCCGAACGCGACCTCGTCGGCGACCTCGCCGACGCGGTGCGCGAGTACGGTCTCAAGTTCGCCGCCTCCTACCACGCCAACTACAACTACTACCAGCCCGGCTTCGAGGGCCAGTTCGGCCACCCCGACTTCGAGAAGGGCGGACCAATCGAAGACGCGGGCGGCCCGGGACCGGAGTACGTCGACTTCATGAACGCCAAGCACAGGGAACTGATCCGCAAGTACGACCCCGACCTGCTCTGGTTCGACGTGCCCAAGGCCGAGGGCGATCACTTGAACGCCAAGGAGTTGATCGCAGACTACTACAACCGCGCCGACGAGCGCGGCAAGGACGTCGCCGTCAACGACCGCGCCTCCACCGACGCCATCGGCCCGACCATCGATCCGGAGAACCGGGGGACCGAGGAGTACCACGGCGACTTCGTCACGCCGGAGTACGCCACCTTCGACGATATTCGCGCAGAGCCCTGGGAAGGGAATCGCGGGATCGGTCACTCCTTCGGCTACAACGCCGCTGAGGACGAGGACGACCACCTCTCGGCCGAGGAACTGGTCCACTCGTTCGTCGACATTGTCTCGAAGAACGGCAACCTCCTCATCAACGTCGGGCCGAAGGCCGACGGCACCATCCCGGAGATACAGAAAGACCGACTCCGGGCGCTCGGCGACTGGATCGACGTCAACGGCGAGGCGATCTTCGGCTCGCGACCGTGGGCCGTCGCCGAAGATGAGAGCAGTGCTGTCGAAGTCCGCTACACGCACTGCGACGGCGACCTCTACGCCACCGCCCTCGACTGGCCCGGCGACGAGCTCGAACTGTCCGTGCCAGCCCACGTCGAACTCGCCGCGGCACCCGACGCCGAGCTACTGACCGACGAGGGTGCGCAGGCCTGCGAGAACAGCCTCGACGGCGACATGCTGACCGTGTCGCTCCCGGCCGAACCGGATCACGACCACGGATACGCGATCCGGCTCACCGGCGTCGACAACCCCCGATAA
- a CDS encoding TIM barrel protein, producing MFDVHVTKWAVFPDEDPDTFPELVAKANADGIGYLPWRETAVDELVAACDEHDVQWVSTAAGGAAGNTGREGPAMTDPDCREAAVDAITETCDRVGEYVDNVVVTVGPEQDCVDEAVQQRAVVEALREAAPAAAEADVTLVVEPLNVRVDHPGYFLTTTDRGIEVVDAVDHEHVRLLYDVYHQQITEGDVVARIREHHDRIGMYHAAGVPGRTELGPDELDWATVFAAIADTGYEGTVGLEYVPQGDAVQTVCDAVAIRDRVEG from the coding sequence ATGTTCGACGTTCACGTGACAAAGTGGGCAGTGTTTCCCGACGAGGATCCCGATACGTTCCCCGAGTTGGTGGCGAAGGCGAACGCTGACGGAATCGGTTATCTCCCCTGGCGCGAGACTGCGGTCGACGAGCTCGTCGCAGCCTGTGACGAGCACGACGTGCAGTGGGTGAGCACCGCGGCGGGGGGTGCCGCCGGCAACACCGGACGCGAGGGACCGGCGATGACCGATCCGGACTGTCGCGAGGCGGCCGTCGACGCGATCACCGAGACCTGCGATCGAGTCGGCGAGTACGTCGACAACGTCGTCGTCACCGTCGGACCGGAGCAGGACTGCGTCGACGAAGCGGTCCAGCAACGCGCGGTCGTCGAGGCGCTGCGCGAGGCCGCGCCAGCGGCGGCCGAGGCAGACGTGACTCTCGTCGTCGAACCGCTGAACGTCCGCGTCGACCACCCGGGGTATTTTCTGACGACGACCGATCGTGGAATCGAGGTCGTCGACGCCGTCGACCACGAGCACGTGCGACTCCTGTACGACGTCTACCACCAGCAGATCACCGAGGGCGACGTGGTCGCTCGCATCCGCGAACATCACGACCGGATCGGGATGTACCACGCGGCAGGCGTCCCGGGGCGGACCGAACTCGGACCCGACGAGCTCGACTGGGCGACGGTCTTCGCAGCCATCGCCGACACTGGCTACGAGGGGACGGTCGGACTGGAGTACGTTCCGCAGGGTGACGCCGTGCAGACCGTGTGCGACGCCGTCGCGATCCGCGATCGCGTGGAGGGGTGA
- a CDS encoding aldo/keto reductase, with product MEYTTLGETGLEVSRLCLGTMNFGSGWRPTYQDDWTIDEEASRTVIDRAIEHGINFIDTANIYSTGDSERIVGNAIEDYDRDELVVATKVYGQMHTGPNGQGLSRKHVLDQAQASLDRLGTDYIDLYQIHRWDDQTPIEETLSALDHLVDEGVVRYVGASSMAGWQFMKALKTSDVEHYERFVSMQPEYSLVRRHEEENVLPVCAEEGIGVVPWSPLYRGFLTGKYERDDEPPEGSRMAEEDVTPAEEFDEDQWAVLDAVRDIADEHDASPVQISISWLLHKDVVTAPIVGPKTVDQLDENVGALDVELSDDEIERLEAPIDPAWSADLL from the coding sequence ATGGAGTACACGACGCTCGGAGAGACTGGACTGGAAGTATCGAGACTCTGTCTCGGGACGATGAACTTCGGTAGCGGCTGGCGACCGACCTACCAAGACGACTGGACGATCGACGAGGAGGCCAGTCGTACGGTGATCGACCGCGCCATCGAGCACGGAATCAACTTCATCGACACGGCCAACATCTACTCGACGGGTGACAGCGAGCGCATCGTCGGCAACGCTATCGAGGACTACGACCGCGACGAACTCGTCGTCGCGACGAAGGTGTACGGCCAGATGCACACCGGTCCGAACGGACAGGGACTCTCGCGCAAGCACGTCCTCGATCAGGCGCAGGCGAGCCTCGACCGACTCGGGACCGACTACATCGACCTCTACCAGATCCACCGCTGGGACGACCAGACGCCCATCGAGGAGACGCTGTCGGCGCTGGATCACCTCGTCGACGAGGGCGTAGTCCGATACGTCGGCGCGAGTTCGATGGCCGGCTGGCAGTTCATGAAGGCGCTGAAGACGAGTGACGTGGAACACTACGAACGGTTCGTCTCGATGCAGCCGGAGTACAGCCTCGTCCGCCGCCACGAGGAGGAGAACGTCCTGCCAGTCTGTGCCGAGGAGGGAATCGGCGTCGTGCCGTGGTCGCCGCTGTACCGCGGCTTCCTGACGGGGAAGTACGAGCGAGACGACGAACCGCCGGAGGGGTCGCGGATGGCCGAGGAGGACGTCACTCCCGCCGAGGAGTTCGACGAGGACCAGTGGGCGGTGCTAGACGCGGTGCGCGACATCGCCGACGAGCACGACGCCTCACCGGTCCAGATCAGCATCTCGTGGCTGCTCCACAAGGACGTGGTCACCGCGCCCATCGTCGGCCCGAAGACGGTCGACCAGCTCGACGAGAACGTCGGCGCGCTGGACGTCGAACTTTCGGACGACGAGATCGAACGGCTGGAAGCACCGATCGATCCCGCGTGGTCGGCCGACCTGCTGTAG
- a CDS encoding alpha-L-fucosidase produces MAEYEPSWESLDQHPVPEWYHDAKLGIFIHWGVYSVPAWAPTDADIGGETASPYAEWYPYYMYEEESPTREYHEETYGEDVEYADFVDEWDAEEFDPDEWASFFEDVGAGYVVLTGEHHDGFPLWDSHYAKYNAAEMGPERDLVGDLADAVREYGLKFAASYHANYNYYQPGFEGQFGHPDFEKGGPAEEQGGPGSEYVDFMNAKHRELIRKYDPDLLWFDVPKAEGDHVHAQELIADYYNRADERGKDVAVNDRASTDAIGPTIDIEGNRRDNEEYHGDFVTPEYTSFDEIQDRKWESCRGIGHSFGYNAVEDEDDHLSAEELVHSFVDIVSKNGNLLINVGPKADGTIPDLQRTPLAGLGEWLDTNGEAIFGSRPWAVAEDEASAVDVRYTHRDGDLYATALDWPGGELELSVPTHVDLDAAPDVELLTAEGAQVCESTLDGGTLTVSLSAEPDHDHAYTLRLADVDNPREQ; encoded by the coding sequence ATGGCAGAGTACGAGCCATCGTGGGAGTCGTTAGACCAGCATCCGGTTCCGGAGTGGTACCACGACGCGAAACTGGGCATCTTCATCCACTGGGGCGTCTACTCCGTGCCGGCGTGGGCACCGACCGACGCCGACATCGGTGGGGAAACGGCCTCGCCGTACGCCGAGTGGTACCCCTACTACATGTACGAAGAGGAGTCGCCCACCAGGGAGTACCACGAGGAGACCTACGGCGAGGACGTCGAGTACGCCGACTTCGTCGACGAGTGGGACGCCGAGGAGTTCGACCCCGACGAGTGGGCGTCCTTCTTCGAGGACGTGGGTGCGGGCTACGTCGTCCTCACCGGCGAGCACCACGACGGGTTCCCGCTGTGGGACAGCCACTACGCGAAGTACAACGCCGCCGAGATGGGACCCGAACGCGACCTCGTCGGCGACCTCGCCGACGCGGTGCGCGAGTACGGTCTCAAGTTCGCCGCCTCCTACCACGCCAACTACAACTACTACCAGCCCGGCTTCGAGGGCCAGTTCGGCCACCCCGACTTCGAGAAGGGCGGACCGGCCGAGGAGCAGGGCGGCCCGGGATCGGAGTACGTCGACTTCATGAACGCCAAGCACAGGGAACTGATCCGCAAGTACGACCCCGACCTGCTCTGGTTCGACGTGCCCAAGGCCGAGGGCGATCACGTCCACGCCCAGGAACTGATCGCGGACTACTACAACCGCGCCGACGAGCGCGGCAAGGACGTCGCCGTCAACGACCGCGCCTCCACCGACGCCATCGGCCCGACCATCGACATCGAGGGGAACCGCCGGGACAACGAGGAGTACCACGGCGACTTCGTCACGCCGGAGTACACCTCCTTCGACGAGATTCAGGACCGCAAGTGGGAGAGTTGCCGCGGGATCGGTCACTCCTTCGGCTACAACGCCGTCGAGGACGAGGACGACCACCTCTCGGCCGAGGAACTGGTCCACTCGTTCGTCGACATCGTCTCGAAGAACGGCAACCTCCTCATCAACGTCGGGCCGAAGGCCGACGGCACCATCCCGGACCTCCAGCGGACGCCGCTCGCCGGGCTGGGCGAGTGGCTCGACACGAACGGCGAGGCGATCTTCGGCTCGCGACCGTGGGCCGTCGCCGAGGACGAGGCCAGCGCGGTCGACGTGCGATACACCCACCGCGACGGTGATCTCTACGCCACCGCCCTCGACTGGCCCGGCGGCGAGCTCGAACTGTCGGTCCCGACTCACGTCGACCTCGACGCGGCTCCCGACGTCGAACTGCTGACTGCCGAGGGAGCGCAAGTCTGCGAGAGCACCCTCGACGGCGGGACCTTGACCGTCTCGCTGTCTGCGGAGCCGGACCACGACCACGCCTACACGCTTCGGCTGGCCGACGTCGACAATCCGCGCGAGCAGTAG
- a CDS encoding fumarylacetoacetate hydrolase family protein, producing MRIGRFEAEDETRIGVFTDDQVRDVTSEFEDFQDALSRPHDADGVDGETFDRDEITFKPPTTDRNTVFCAALNYEAHAEESNIDVPERPLVFMKLARTLVGHGEPISYHTRVTQEIDYEAELAAVIGEPARHVDPEEALDHVAGYTILNDTSARDLQLSLQVGDDEMLDWFSGKTMQRTTPVGPSVVVDEIDDPQDLAIASRVDGETMQSDNTGMMIRSVADLVSFVSSRVRLEPGDVVATGTPEGVGAFQDIKLEPGETVEVEIEDVGTLVNTVEEADD from the coding sequence ATGCGCATTGGCCGCTTCGAAGCCGAGGACGAAACGCGTATCGGCGTGTTCACGGACGATCAGGTTCGCGACGTGACGAGCGAGTTCGAGGACTTCCAGGACGCGCTGTCGCGACCGCACGACGCCGACGGGGTCGACGGCGAGACGTTCGACCGCGACGAGATCACGTTCAAGCCGCCGACGACCGACCGGAACACCGTCTTCTGCGCGGCGCTCAACTACGAGGCCCACGCCGAGGAGTCGAACATCGACGTTCCGGAACGGCCGCTGGTGTTCATGAAGCTCGCGCGAACGCTCGTCGGTCACGGCGAGCCGATCTCTTATCACACCCGCGTGACCCAGGAGATCGACTACGAGGCCGAACTCGCCGCGGTGATCGGAGAGCCCGCTCGGCACGTCGACCCCGAGGAGGCCCTGGACCACGTCGCCGGGTACACCATCCTCAACGACACCTCGGCGCGCGACCTCCAGCTCTCGCTACAGGTCGGCGACGACGAGATGCTCGACTGGTTCTCGGGCAAGACGATGCAGCGGACGACGCCCGTCGGACCGTCGGTCGTCGTCGACGAGATCGACGATCCACAGGACCTGGCCATCGCCTCTCGGGTCGACGGCGAAACGATGCAGAGCGACAACACGGGCATGATGATCCGGAGCGTCGCCGACCTCGTCTCGTTCGTCTCCTCGCGCGTCCGCCTCGAACCCGGCGACGTCGTGGCGACGGGAACGCCCGAGGGCGTCGGTGCCTTCCAGGACATCAAGCTCGAACCGGGCGAGACTGTCGAGGTCGAAATCGAAGACGTCGGGACGCTCGTCAACACCGTCGAGGAAGCCGACGACTGA
- a CDS encoding aldo/keto reductase, with product METRPLGETGHESTVMTFGAIALNWLEQEGANQMVEHVLDYGVNHFDVAPTYGDAELKLGPKLRQHREDIFLGCKTQERSYEGAWRKLERSLDRLGVEKIDLYQVHGLEYDEELDQITSDDGALEAFREARDEGLIDHVGLTSHGEPALILDAIDRIDDLETLMFPLNPVVAGADDEQNYETVLQRAEEEDIGTLGIKAFADGSWPDTDELPEADRPFANWYRPVCSPDEISERFDFAASRGLTSVVSAGDPKLVTMILEAAAGYEGMDEAAQRSLIERSRHEDSPVPEQLHH from the coding sequence ATGGAGACCCGCCCGCTCGGCGAGACCGGTCACGAAAGCACCGTCATGACGTTCGGCGCGATCGCGCTCAACTGGCTCGAACAGGAGGGCGCGAACCAGATGGTCGAACACGTCCTCGACTACGGCGTCAACCACTTCGACGTCGCGCCGACGTACGGCGACGCCGAACTCAAACTGGGACCGAAGCTCCGCCAGCACCGCGAGGACATCTTCCTCGGATGCAAGACCCAGGAACGGAGCTACGAGGGCGCGTGGCGGAAGCTCGAACGGTCGCTGGACCGGCTCGGCGTCGAGAAGATCGACCTCTATCAGGTCCACGGCCTCGAATACGACGAGGAGCTCGACCAGATCACCAGCGACGACGGCGCACTGGAGGCGTTCCGTGAGGCCAGAGACGAGGGCCTGATCGACCACGTCGGGCTCACCAGCCACGGCGAGCCGGCCCTCATCCTCGACGCGATCGACCGGATCGACGACCTGGAGACGCTGATGTTCCCGCTCAACCCGGTCGTCGCGGGAGCGGACGACGAGCAGAATTACGAGACGGTGCTGCAGCGGGCCGAGGAAGAGGACATCGGTACCCTCGGTATCAAGGCGTTCGCCGACGGCTCGTGGCCCGACACCGACGAACTGCCGGAGGCGGATCGCCCGTTCGCGAACTGGTACCGCCCGGTCTGCTCGCCCGACGAGATCAGCGAACGCTTCGACTTTGCCGCCTCACGGGGCCTGACCAGCGTCGTCAGCGCCGGCGATCCGAAGCTCGTCACGATGATCCTCGAGGCCGCGGCCGGCTACGAGGGAATGGACGAGGCCGCCCAGCGGTCGCTGATCGAACGGTCGCGCCACGAGGACAGCCCGGTCCCCGAACAGCTCCACCACTGA
- a CDS encoding class I SAM-dependent methyltransferase, with the protein MEVPRTVTAALEDRPVPGARCLEAGAGVGNTTAGLLDAGASAVYAVTNDREHAATTRERVSADGRRETDVADRLAAVEADLRAIPLSDASVDLITAHGLCNVLDPAALSAVADEFRRVAAPGCHLVVDDYDPLPEDAGVRELFAMENAASEMASGGPALTFYPASFLRRFFAGDGWQFDRERTLLEPVPWTTSHLSAHAQEVTSFAAECADDVGRSLTTRADQLATEIGTESAGRMYSLAFRLPE; encoded by the coding sequence ATGGAGGTCCCGCGAACGGTCACGGCCGCGCTGGAAGACCGCCCGGTCCCCGGTGCCCGCTGCCTCGAGGCCGGTGCGGGCGTCGGGAACACGACCGCCGGGCTGCTCGACGCCGGTGCGAGCGCCGTCTACGCCGTGACGAACGACCGCGAGCACGCTGCCACGACGCGGGAGCGCGTCAGTGCTGACGGACGACGGGAGACCGACGTCGCGGACCGGCTGGCCGCCGTCGAGGCCGACCTCCGTGCGATTCCGCTATCGGACGCGTCCGTCGACCTTATCACCGCTCACGGCCTCTGTAACGTCCTCGATCCGGCAGCGCTGTCGGCAGTCGCCGACGAGTTCCGACGCGTGGCGGCCCCGGGCTGCCACCTCGTGGTCGACGACTACGATCCGCTACCCGAGGATGCCGGCGTTCGGGAGCTGTTCGCGATGGAGAACGCCGCTTCGGAAATGGCGTCCGGCGGTCCGGCGCTGACCTTCTATCCGGCGTCGTTCCTCCGGCGGTTCTTCGCGGGCGACGGGTGGCAGTTCGATCGGGAACGAACGCTTCTCGAGCCCGTACCCTGGACGACCAGTCACCTGTCCGCCCATGCTCAGGAGGTGACGTCGTTCGCCGCGGAGTGTGCGGACGACGTCGGGAGGTCGCTGACGACGAGAGCGGACCAGCTCGCGACCGAAATCGGCACCGAGTCAGCGGGACGGATGTACAGCCTCGCATTCCGATTGCCCGAGTGA
- a CDS encoding ABC transporter substrate-binding protein → MAKDSSSYGDVLSRRRFVELTGVSGVAALAGCGGDEDGGDSSDGSDGSSGSDGSDGSDGEGGGDGGSAEVYDATYRNITNQVPTNVQFNLQNPNSVSSITHYNLFDAFAKFNYAEGELVPYAITDWEYAGDTFEMTIREGLTWENGDPVTSEDIAVQLRLNQLTNESMWGYTESIDTPDERTVVLNIPESVNPTIVEFDVLEQSFVHQKADIFGEHLEAYESGDEDEATRQFQDFAYQDVVASGPWTLDSAGQQQFQLSRREDHPDAENINFSNYVFQYIDGNQQTHQALINLDIDAAYSMFTPPEVVEQIPDVIEHVTMAAKWGFGLAPNHAHEHAGDRAVRQAISYVINRQAIVDNVGDTLKTAPAVSVGIPTDDQERWLGDAMDEFESYGVDESMHDEAAAVLEEAGYEQDGNTWVDENGNAVELPVTVPTGWTDWVTAAETAVDQLSEFGFQARTDSRSFDSILGSVWPNGDFVLAAGSWLPGGGQAAFAYFSLYHQLVENVDGLTINYPPANSTQGGENADVTVPDMDGNEMTVNPSDRLEELSQTTDEELIQEIVTEQAWVTNVELPIIPVIEKLEQSFLGGENWDVPDADAPVAQARWPSVWLPRHGELSYAGD, encoded by the coding sequence ATGGCAAAGGATTCCAGCAGTTACGGCGACGTACTCAGTCGTCGTCGCTTCGTCGAGTTGACTGGCGTATCAGGCGTCGCCGCGCTCGCAGGGTGCGGCGGTGACGAAGACGGCGGGGATAGCAGCGACGGTAGTGACGGCAGTAGCGGGTCGGACGGTTCCGACGGGTCGGACGGCGAAGGCGGGGGTGACGGAGGCTCCGCTGAAGTCTACGACGCGACGTACCGTAATATCACGAATCAGGTTCCCACGAACGTCCAGTTCAACCTGCAGAACCCGAACAGCGTCTCGTCGATCACTCACTACAACCTGTTCGACGCCTTCGCGAAGTTCAATTACGCGGAGGGCGAGCTCGTCCCCTACGCGATCACGGACTGGGAGTACGCCGGCGACACGTTCGAGATGACCATCAGGGAGGGGCTGACCTGGGAGAACGGCGACCCGGTCACGTCAGAGGACATCGCCGTCCAGCTCAGGCTCAACCAGCTCACGAACGAGTCCATGTGGGGGTACACGGAGAGCATCGACACCCCGGACGAACGGACGGTCGTGCTGAACATCCCGGAGAGCGTGAATCCGACGATCGTCGAGTTCGACGTCCTCGAACAGAGCTTCGTCCACCAGAAGGCGGACATCTTCGGCGAGCACCTCGAGGCCTACGAGAGCGGCGACGAGGACGAGGCCACGCGCCAGTTCCAGGACTTCGCCTACCAGGACGTCGTCGCCAGCGGGCCGTGGACGCTCGACAGCGCCGGTCAGCAGCAGTTCCAGCTGTCTCGCCGGGAGGACCACCCCGACGCGGAGAACATCAACTTCAGCAACTACGTCTTCCAGTACATCGACGGCAACCAGCAGACCCACCAAGCGCTGATCAATCTGGACATCGACGCCGCGTACTCGATGTTCACGCCGCCGGAAGTCGTCGAGCAGATCCCCGACGTGATAGAACACGTCACGATGGCGGCGAAGTGGGGCTTCGGCCTCGCGCCGAATCACGCCCACGAACACGCCGGCGACCGCGCGGTCCGACAGGCGATCTCTTACGTCATCAACCGCCAGGCCATCGTGGACAACGTCGGTGACACGCTCAAGACGGCGCCGGCGGTTTCGGTCGGCATCCCCACGGACGATCAGGAACGCTGGCTCGGCGACGCGATGGACGAGTTCGAGTCCTACGGCGTCGACGAGTCCATGCACGACGAGGCCGCCGCGGTCCTCGAGGAGGCGGGCTACGAACAGGACGGTAACACGTGGGTCGACGAGAACGGCAACGCCGTCGAACTGCCGGTCACCGTTCCGACCGGCTGGACCGACTGGGTCACGGCCGCAGAGACTGCCGTAGACCAGCTCAGTGAGTTCGGTTTCCAGGCCAGAACGGACAGCCGGAGCTTCGACTCGATCCTCGGCTCGGTCTGGCCGAACGGCGACTTCGTTCTGGCCGCCGGCAGCTGGCTGCCCGGCGGCGGGCAGGCGGCGTTCGCGTACTTCTCCCTGTACCACCAGCTCGTCGAGAACGTCGACGGCCTCACGATCAATTATCCGCCGGCGAACTCGACGCAGGGCGGGGAGAACGCGGACGTGACCGTCCCTGACATGGACGGTAACGAGATGACGGTCAATCCGAGCGATCGCCTCGAGGAACTCTCTCAGACCACGGACGAAGAGCTGATTCAGGAGATCGTCACCGAGCAGGCGTGGGTGACCAACGTCGAACTGCCGATCATCCCCGTGATCGAGAAGCTCGAACAGTCGTTCCTCGGCGGTGAGAACTGGGACGTTCCCGACGCCGATGCGCCCGTCGCACAGGCGAGGTGGCCCTCCGTCTGGCTCCCGCGTCACGGCGAACTGTCGTACGCGGGAGATTGA